A stretch of the Porifericola rhodea genome encodes the following:
- a CDS encoding DUF3536 domain-containing protein produces MSKNKFVCIHGHFYQPPRENPWLNTVEVQDSAYPFHDWNERISAECYSRNSASRILDNEGRIIDIVNNYSRISFNFGPTLLLWMKNNDPDTYKAILEADKQSLKRFSGHGSAIAQSYNHIIMPLANERDKETQVIWGIKDFEHRFHRKPEGMWLSETAVNTDTLEMLAKHNIKFTILSPYQAKSVRKKGDTQWKDVMGGKVDPRRPYLCKLPSGKSISLFFYDGPVSQGIAFEGLLNNGKVFSDRLIGQLDMNDEQDSPQLMHIATDGETYGHHHRLGEMGLSYCLHQIENYEEANLTVYGEYLEKFPPEYEAQIIENTAWSSTPHLERWSDNGGGNTGGHPDWHQRWRKPLRAAFDWLRDEMITFYETEMGKLATDPWKVRNAYVEVILDRSRENTASFLKTYAKKELSKEEEVKFLKLLEIQHHAMLMYTSCGWFFDEVTGIETIQDIMYAARAIQLTHDISGKDFETHFVKLLEKCPSNIPEHGHAGSAYTKFVKPSVVDMHRVGAHYAISSLFFDYPEKTKVYSFDVDSQHYEFHEAGKYSLAIGKAKLTSEVTWEENLISYSILHLGDHHLFGGVREFNNDESYLEMKEEITEAFTKSRVHEVIVLMDKHFGSHNYSFWHLFKEDQQKILDQVMLGTMESIAFSFNNIYENNYSLLQATKELGLAPPKPLKYCSDFTINAKLEKIFKEDDIDFKELNAVVESFKRLEVKVNKVGLDFLAEQKINSLMQRLKLAPDDISIMNKIDKFMDATHKVPLSPDLWQAQNIAFQIQSKNYQEYAEKSAAGDEQAKIWCEYFKTIFDQLNIKLTENSVMVHS; encoded by the coding sequence ATGAGTAAAAACAAATTTGTTTGCATACACGGGCACTTTTACCAGCCTCCTCGTGAAAACCCCTGGCTCAATACGGTTGAGGTACAGGACTCCGCCTACCCTTTCCACGACTGGAACGAGCGCATCTCCGCTGAATGCTACTCAAGAAATTCGGCCTCCCGTATTCTGGACAATGAGGGTAGAATTATTGATATAGTAAACAACTACAGCCGTATCAGCTTTAACTTTGGCCCTACCCTTTTGCTCTGGATGAAGAACAACGATCCGGATACATACAAGGCCATTTTGGAAGCAGATAAGCAAAGTCTGAAAAGGTTTTCAGGACATGGCTCTGCCATTGCCCAATCTTACAATCATATTATTATGCCACTGGCCAACGAACGTGATAAAGAAACACAGGTCATCTGGGGTATTAAAGACTTTGAGCATCGTTTTCATCGTAAGCCGGAAGGTATGTGGCTAAGTGAAACCGCAGTTAATACCGATACGCTGGAGATGCTTGCTAAGCATAATATTAAGTTTACCATACTTTCGCCCTATCAGGCTAAAAGTGTAAGAAAAAAAGGCGACACACAGTGGAAAGATGTTATGGGAGGCAAGGTAGATCCACGCCGTCCGTACTTATGCAAACTTCCCTCAGGCAAAAGTATCAGCCTCTTTTTTTATGATGGGCCTGTATCTCAGGGAATTGCTTTTGAAGGTCTGCTCAACAACGGTAAAGTATTTTCTGACCGACTCATTGGCCAGTTAGATATGAATGATGAGCAGGACAGCCCTCAACTTATGCACATTGCTACAGATGGTGAGACTTACGGACACCACCATCGCCTGGGCGAAATGGGGCTCTCTTACTGTCTGCACCAGATAGAAAATTACGAAGAGGCTAACCTGACAGTATACGGAGAATATCTTGAGAAATTTCCTCCGGAATACGAAGCCCAGATCATTGAAAACACTGCATGGAGTAGCACACCCCATCTGGAAAGATGGTCGGATAATGGGGGTGGAAATACCGGAGGGCACCCAGACTGGCACCAGAGATGGAGGAAGCCTCTCCGAGCGGCTTTTGATTGGCTTAGAGATGAGATGATCACCTTTTATGAAACAGAAATGGGTAAGCTGGCTACTGACCCCTGGAAGGTACGCAATGCTTATGTAGAAGTGATTCTGGATAGATCAAGAGAAAATACAGCTAGTTTCTTGAAAACCTATGCAAAAAAAGAACTGAGCAAAGAGGAAGAAGTTAAGTTTCTTAAACTGCTGGAGATTCAACACCATGCCATGTTGATGTACACCAGTTGTGGTTGGTTTTTTGACGAAGTAACGGGTATAGAAACTATACAGGACATTATGTATGCGGCTCGTGCTATACAGTTGACTCATGATATTAGTGGAAAAGACTTTGAAACTCATTTTGTAAAACTACTGGAAAAATGCCCTAGCAATATTCCTGAACATGGGCATGCCGGCTCCGCCTACACCAAGTTTGTAAAGCCTTCGGTCGTAGATATGCACCGGGTAGGCGCTCACTATGCCATCTCTTCACTCTTTTTTGACTATCCTGAAAAAACAAAGGTGTATAGCTTTGATGTGGATTCTCAGCACTATGAGTTTCATGAGGCCGGCAAGTACTCTCTGGCTATTGGTAAAGCTAAGCTTACATCTGAGGTAACCTGGGAAGAAAACCTGATCAGCTACTCTATACTTCACCTTGGAGACCATCACTTATTTGGTGGAGTTAGAGAGTTTAACAATGATGAGTCTTACCTAGAGATGAAAGAAGAAATTACCGAAGCGTTTACCAAGAGTCGTGTGCATGAGGTAATTGTGTTAATGGACAAACACTTTGGCAGTCATAATTATTCATTCTGGCACTTGTTCAAGGAAGACCAGCAGAAGATACTGGACCAGGTGATGCTGGGCACTATGGAGAGTATAGCTTTCAGCTTCAACAACATTTATGAAAACAACTATTCGTTACTACAAGCTACTAAAGAGCTTGGGCTAGCTCCGCCTAAACCACTTAAATATTGTAGTGATTTTACCATTAACGCCAAGCTGGAGAAAATATTTAAAGAAGATGATATTGACTTTAAGGAGTTAAATGCTGTGGTAGAGAGCTTTAAGAGATTGGAGGTTAAGGTAAATAAGGTGGGGCTGGACTTTCTGGCAGAGCAAAAGATCAATAGCCTGATGCAACGTCTTAAGCTGGCTCCCGATGATATCAGTATTATGAACAAGATTGACAAGTTTATGGATGCCACACACAAAGTTCCATTAAGCCCCGACCTGTGGCAGGCACAAAACATTGCTTTCCAGATTCAGAGCAAAAACTATCAGGAATATGCAGAAAAAAGTGCTGCAGGAGACGAGCAGGCTAAGATCTGGTGCGAATACTTTAAAACAATTTTTGATCAGCTAAACATTAAACTCACTGAGAATTCAGTAATGGTACATTCGTAA
- the malQ gene encoding 4-alpha-glucanotransferase, producing MLTDRSCGILLHITSLPSKYGIGDLGPQAYKFADFMLEAGLTYWQILPLNPVEGESGYSPYSGLSAFAGNPMLISPELLFDEGYLSEEDLIADETFSEDKVDFEAVIRYKKTVLEKAFAAFETKASAKQNGLFKKFCHEHKKWLNDYADYMAIKNYFGAQPWYDWPADLRDRQKDSLKEFRKKLKKEVKKEKYLQFVFFQQWQTLKLYCKDRGVKFFGDIPFYVGYDSADVWAHPDIFKLDDEKTPKAVAGVPPDYFSETGQLWGMPVFDWKELRSQRYEWWIDRLSHNLDMFDLIRLDHFRAFSDYWEVPADEETAINGSWKKGPGRRFFKHLSKLYPDMPIIAEDLGDIDQPVYDLMDRFKLPGMKVLLFAFGEGMPQNSYVPHHHTENAVIYTGTHDNNTCLGWFTEASEVERKNLGKYASRTISERNVANQMVRLALSSVGKLCVIPMQDFLGLGKEAIMNVPSTATGNWLWRMEAGKADQKLARKINDMLSLYDRLRSTNGFPKKI from the coding sequence ATGCTTACAGATAGAAGTTGTGGAATATTACTTCACATCACCTCTCTACCATCTAAATACGGAATTGGCGACCTGGGTCCACAGGCTTATAAGTTTGCAGACTTTATGCTGGAAGCCGGGCTTACCTATTGGCAGATACTTCCGCTCAACCCGGTTGAAGGGGAAAGTGGATACTCTCCTTATAGCGGTCTCTCGGCTTTTGCTGGTAACCCTATGCTTATTAGCCCTGAACTTTTGTTTGACGAAGGTTATCTTAGCGAGGAAGACCTGATAGCTGATGAAACATTTAGTGAAGATAAGGTGGATTTTGAAGCAGTTATCAGATACAAAAAAACTGTCTTAGAAAAAGCTTTTGCAGCATTTGAAACTAAGGCTTCGGCCAAACAGAACGGTCTTTTTAAGAAGTTCTGCCATGAACATAAGAAGTGGCTTAACGATTATGCCGATTATATGGCCATCAAAAATTACTTTGGTGCTCAGCCCTGGTACGACTGGCCGGCCGACCTGAGGGACCGGCAAAAAGACAGTCTCAAAGAGTTTCGCAAAAAGCTTAAAAAAGAAGTGAAGAAAGAAAAGTACCTTCAGTTTGTTTTCTTTCAGCAGTGGCAAACCCTAAAATTATATTGTAAAGATAGAGGAGTAAAGTTTTTTGGTGATATACCCTTTTATGTAGGCTACGACAGTGCTGATGTATGGGCACATCCAGATATTTTTAAGCTAGATGATGAAAAGACTCCTAAAGCCGTAGCTGGTGTACCACCCGATTACTTCAGTGAAACCGGGCAGCTATGGGGCATGCCTGTTTTTGACTGGAAAGAACTGAGAAGTCAGCGATACGAATGGTGGATAGATCGCCTGAGCCATAACCTTGACATGTTTGACCTGATACGTCTAGATCATTTTCGAGCTTTTTCAGACTATTGGGAGGTACCTGCCGATGAAGAGACGGCAATTAATGGCAGTTGGAAGAAGGGGCCCGGACGCCGCTTTTTTAAACACCTGAGTAAACTTTACCCGGACATGCCTATTATTGCTGAGGATTTGGGTGATATAGATCAGCCTGTATATGACCTTATGGATAGGTTTAAGCTTCCGGGAATGAAGGTGCTGCTCTTTGCTTTTGGAGAAGGTATGCCGCAGAATTCGTATGTGCCGCATCATCATACAGAAAATGCGGTTATTTACACGGGTACGCATGACAATAATACTTGCCTGGGTTGGTTTACTGAAGCCTCAGAAGTAGAGCGTAAGAATCTGGGAAAATACGCCAGTCGTACGATTTCTGAAAGAAATGTAGCCAACCAGATGGTAAGGCTGGCCTTGTCTTCGGTGGGTAAGCTATGCGTTATACCCATGCAGGATTTTCTTGGCTTAGGTAAAGAGGCTATCATGAATGTACCCTCAACCGCTACTGGCAACTGGTTGTGGAGAATGGAAGCAGGAAAGGCCGATCAGAAGCTGGCACGAAAAATTAATGACATGCTCAGCCTCTACGACCGCCTGCGAAGTACTAATGGTTTTCCAAAAAAGATTTAA
- a CDS encoding D-2-hydroxyacid dehydrogenase yields MNITFLDTKTVGNLPNLHIFEEFGTYTSYEISSPAQVKERINDQHIVITNKVYIGKEEMEAAKNLKLICIAATGKNNVDLKAAEQRGITVMNVEDYSTSSVAQQTFSLILSLLNQTAHHDEYVKTGEYCKSDIFTYLGAPFWELKGKRFGIIGLGNIGKKVATIAEAFDCEVVYYSSSGKSRHDRYLRLEIEDLMITSDIVSVHAPLNDATKNLINYERIKLMKPAALLINTGRGGIVNESDLAKAIDEKLIKGAALDVFSQEPMDESNPLLKVKESQRLLLSPHIAWASLESRTLLLNKVYQNIKSFLENH; encoded by the coding sequence ATGAATATTACTTTTTTAGATACAAAAACTGTGGGAAATCTCCCCAATCTGCACATTTTTGAGGAATTTGGCACTTATACATCTTATGAGATAAGCAGCCCTGCACAAGTTAAAGAGCGTATTAACGATCAGCATATTGTTATTACCAATAAGGTATATATTGGTAAAGAGGAAATGGAAGCTGCCAAAAATCTTAAGCTTATTTGTATTGCCGCTACCGGAAAAAATAATGTAGATCTTAAAGCAGCCGAACAAAGAGGTATTACAGTCATGAATGTGGAAGACTACTCTACATCCAGCGTTGCTCAACAAACGTTTAGCCTTATTCTCAGCCTCTTGAACCAAACTGCTCACCACGATGAGTATGTAAAAACAGGTGAGTATTGCAAAAGCGATATATTTACTTATTTGGGAGCCCCTTTCTGGGAGCTGAAAGGCAAGCGTTTTGGAATCATTGGGCTGGGCAATATTGGTAAAAAAGTAGCTACTATAGCCGAAGCTTTTGATTGCGAGGTTGTATACTACTCAAGTTCTGGTAAAAGTCGCCATGACCGCTATTTAAGGCTGGAAATTGAAGATTTAATGATAACTTCAGATATCGTTTCCGTGCATGCACCACTAAATGATGCTACAAAAAACCTTATAAATTATGAGCGTATTAAGCTTATGAAGCCAGCAGCCTTACTGATAAATACTGGCAGAGGAGGAATAGTAAACGAAAGTGATCTGGCAAAGGCTATTGATGAAAAGCTAATAAAAGGTGCGGCCCTTGACGTTTTTAGCCAGGAGCCTATGGATGAGAGTAATCCGCTGCTTAAAGTTAAAGAAAGCCAGAGACTCTTACTTTCTCCTCATATTGCCTGGGCTAGCCTAGAGAGCCGCACCTTATTACTGAATAAAGTCTATCAGAATATTAAATCTTTTTTGGAAAACCATTAG
- the treZ gene encoding malto-oligosyltrehalose trehalohydrolase: protein MEKPVGAFYQNNKTKFNVWAPHCKQVNVIINDQHKVKLTPDQFGYWEAEVPEAKAGDLYFFELDGKTKRPDPASLSQPEGVHGPSQIVNQESYKWSDSTWKGIPMSEMIMYELHVGTFTSEHNFEGVISKLDHLKELGVNTIEIMPVAQFPGSRNWGYDGVYPFAVQNSYGGVDGLKKLVDHCHQMGIAVVLDVVYNHMGPEGNYLNDFGPYFTDKYSTPWGKALNFDDAYSDQVRAYFLQNALMWLDDFHIDGLRLDAVHAIKDFGARHFLLELSEMATELSERRKVPLTLIGESDLNDNRYISSAEVGGYGLSGQWIDEFHHALHAQLTGEKDGYYSDFGEMHHLAKAYDKTYVYDGIYSPHRKKTFGNSAENNPFSQFVVFSQNHDQVGNRMMGDRLSQLVSYEALKLAAASYLLSPYVPMLYMGEEYAEEKPFQYFVSHTDPDLVEAVRKGRSQEFAYFQKEGLETPDPQSEQTFDDSTLSWNVKAEKSEAMLNFYKKLINIRTQHSAMQSKDRGHCAFQSTEDGLIAMRRTNHDHLLIAIMNFSSSSLDYSLSENPAYSFEVLLDSSSSEYLGPNSNLQTKYAGEDKLSINSESVVVLSMNTP, encoded by the coding sequence ATGGAAAAACCTGTGGGCGCATTTTACCAGAACAACAAGACAAAGTTTAATGTCTGGGCCCCTCATTGCAAGCAAGTCAATGTTATTATTAACGACCAGCATAAAGTTAAGCTGACGCCCGATCAATTTGGCTACTGGGAAGCAGAAGTGCCCGAAGCCAAAGCGGGTGATCTTTATTTTTTTGAGCTGGACGGAAAAACCAAACGCCCCGACCCTGCCAGTCTCAGCCAACCCGAAGGTGTACATGGCCCTAGCCAGATCGTAAATCAGGAAAGTTACAAATGGAGCGATTCTACCTGGAAGGGCATTCCTATGTCAGAAATGATCATGTACGAGCTGCATGTGGGCACTTTTACATCTGAACATAATTTTGAAGGGGTTATCAGCAAGCTAGATCACCTGAAAGAGTTGGGAGTTAATACCATAGAAATAATGCCAGTAGCTCAGTTTCCGGGTAGCAGAAACTGGGGTTACGATGGCGTGTATCCTTTTGCTGTACAAAACAGCTATGGTGGAGTGGATGGGCTTAAAAAGCTGGTAGACCACTGTCATCAGATGGGTATAGCCGTAGTACTGGATGTTGTATACAACCATATGGGCCCTGAAGGTAATTACCTTAACGACTTTGGTCCTTACTTTACTGATAAATACAGTACTCCCTGGGGCAAAGCTCTAAATTTTGATGATGCGTATTCGGACCAGGTAAGAGCCTACTTTCTTCAAAATGCACTCATGTGGCTGGATGATTTTCACATAGATGGTTTACGCCTGGATGCCGTGCACGCCATCAAAGATTTTGGAGCCAGGCACTTTCTGCTTGAACTTTCTGAAATGGCAACTGAGCTTTCTGAACGTAGAAAGGTTCCCCTTACCCTGATTGGTGAAAGTGACCTTAACGATAATCGTTATATCAGTAGTGCAGAGGTGGGGGGGTACGGCTTAAGCGGGCAGTGGATAGATGAATTTCATCATGCTTTACACGCTCAACTTACCGGAGAAAAAGATGGATATTATTCTGACTTTGGCGAGATGCACCATTTAGCTAAAGCTTATGATAAAACTTATGTATACGATGGCATCTATTCTCCTCACAGAAAAAAAACCTTCGGAAATAGTGCAGAAAACAACCCTTTCAGCCAGTTTGTAGTATTCAGCCAAAACCATGACCAGGTTGGAAACCGTATGATGGGCGACCGGCTAAGCCAGCTTGTCTCTTACGAAGCGCTCAAGCTTGCGGCGGCATCTTATTTACTATCTCCTTATGTACCCATGCTATATATGGGAGAAGAATATGCTGAAGAAAAGCCATTCCAATACTTTGTAAGCCATACTGATCCCGATTTAGTAGAAGCTGTTCGTAAAGGCAGAAGCCAGGAGTTTGCCTATTTTCAAAAAGAAGGTCTGGAAACTCCTGACCCACAATCTGAGCAGACTTTTGATGACTCTACACTAAGTTGGAATGTAAAGGCTGAGAAGAGTGAGGCTATGCTCAACTTCTACAAAAAGCTGATTAACATACGCACCCAACACTCAGCTATGCAAAGTAAAGACAGAGGGCATTGTGCTTTTCAAAGTACAGAGGACGGACTTATAGCCATGCGCAGAACTAATCACGATCATCTGCTTATAGCTATCATGAACTTCTCGTCCAGCTCTTTAGACTATAGTTTATCCGAAAATCCGGCCTACAGTTTTGAAGTACTTCTGGACTCGTCATCTTCAGAGTATCTGGGCCCCAATAGCAACCTTCAGACTAAATACGCTGGCGAAGATAAGCTCAGCATCAATTCTGAATCTGTAGTAGTATTATCCATGAATACTCCTTAA
- a CDS encoding response regulator, translated as MNFPKSVLLIDDDEVNNFIISEWISENKPEVTFTIIDNVSDAIEYLKAQNDESFPQLILCDLRMPNYNGYDFLQHYETLFYPSNLMTQIIVMSAHLAKQDIEKLKAFQFITDTLIKETVQENFKKISESYKNKPASEG; from the coding sequence ATGAATTTCCCTAAAAGCGTATTGCTTATTGATGATGATGAGGTAAATAATTTTATCATCTCGGAATGGATTAGTGAAAATAAACCTGAAGTTACATTTACAATAATAGACAATGTCAGCGATGCAATAGAGTACCTTAAAGCACAGAACGATGAGAGTTTTCCTCAACTCATTCTTTGCGACTTAAGGATGCCCAACTATAATGGATATGACTTTTTACAGCATTATGAAACACTCTTTTATCCTTCTAACCTGATGACTCAAATTATAGTGATGAGTGCACATCTGGCGAAGCAGGATATTGAAAAACTAAAAGCTTTTCAGTTTATTACTGATACATTAATTAAGGAGACCGTTCAGGAAAACTTTAAAAAGATCAGTGAAAGCTATAAAAATAAGCCAGCTAGCGAAGGCTAA
- the treY gene encoding malto-oligosyltrehalose synthase: MHLARATYRVQLHKGFNFAQLKQIIPYLDQLGISTIYAAPFFKATPGSMHGYDVLDPLQINPEIGTLEEFRAISKELKQRGMQWLQDIVPNHMAFSPQNPWLADVMEKGPHSYYYRFFDINWLYPEDEYFGKVMVPTLGSSLGEVIKNQELKLVLEDNGLYLTYYEHQFPASMESYQLLFNSAAQVFDKQSPDDEARKNFIILQKKLDSFISALPDAEKVVEGWDTLKAEILDATQRHTAILNAVKQTADELSGDAHKLFRLLDQQYYRLCHWKTTEKKINFRRFFTVNDLICLNMQDEKVFDTYHQFIKQLLDEELIHGLRVDHVDGLLDPTTYLNRLRNLAGKDTLILVEKILEGDEHMPEYWPIQGSSGYDYLALSNQLLTHKEGGEQLRKQYQRLTHQKEYHQLVYDNKHFILAKRMAGELDNLIRLMQDLDIIPSEDTVDDIDKLKEALGHFLVAFPVYRVYGNTLPLQDVELQIIKETFEEAEQKVPQLAPYFQRLREIFNGVDDKDPATNKNKLYFLMRAQQFTGPLAAKGVEDTSFYQYYPLISHNEVGDSPEHLGYDAQDFHERIKRRSLHTMNTTSTHDTKRGEDARMRINVLSEIPQIWEQKVKEWQTLNAGFIDKSNAKQSPDLNDEYFFYQTLLGTYPFHTSPKDEDYEQRVKDYLLKAIREAKVNTNWADPNTEYEEAFSNFASQVLNSEAFLHSFKPFAEEIAQSAAIYSLSQIILKLSVPGIPDIYQGTEFWDLSMVDPDNRRPVDYPLREKMIRRLQEAWQKDATQTATQLLDNLLQPDIKLFGMHQTLQLRKAYEQLFADGDYQAVKVDKESDKHLLAFLRTSGDQQLMVIVPLNVHQLRTKHETLCGERCWQEAKLHLTEHAKGEWQHILINQTIHINQQTKVADVLAQFPVALLIKK; encoded by the coding sequence ATGCACTTAGCACGGGCCACCTATAGGGTCCAACTTCATAAAGGCTTTAATTTTGCTCAATTGAAGCAAATTATCCCTTACCTGGATCAACTGGGCATTTCTACTATTTATGCCGCTCCTTTTTTTAAAGCCACTCCCGGCAGTATGCACGGTTATGATGTGCTAGATCCACTACAGATCAACCCTGAAATTGGTACACTGGAAGAATTCAGAGCTATCAGTAAGGAGTTGAAACAAAGAGGCATGCAATGGCTACAGGATATTGTTCCTAATCATATGGCCTTTTCTCCGCAAAACCCCTGGTTGGCTGATGTAATGGAAAAAGGACCTCACTCCTACTATTACCGCTTTTTTGACATCAACTGGTTGTATCCAGAAGATGAGTATTTCGGAAAAGTAATGGTACCAACACTTGGGAGTAGCCTTGGTGAAGTCATAAAAAATCAGGAACTCAAACTGGTGTTGGAAGACAATGGCTTGTATCTCACTTATTATGAGCACCAATTTCCGGCGAGTATGGAAAGTTACCAACTACTCTTTAACTCTGCCGCCCAGGTGTTTGATAAGCAATCACCAGATGATGAAGCCAGGAAAAACTTTATCATACTACAAAAAAAGCTGGATAGTTTTATCTCCGCACTTCCGGATGCGGAAAAAGTAGTAGAAGGTTGGGATACACTTAAAGCAGAGATTCTTGATGCTACACAGAGGCATACAGCAATTCTTAATGCTGTGAAGCAAACTGCCGATGAGCTTAGTGGAGATGCACACAAATTATTCAGACTGTTAGACCAGCAGTATTACCGCTTATGCCACTGGAAAACAACCGAGAAAAAAATCAATTTTCGCCGATTCTTTACCGTCAATGACCTTATCTGCCTGAATATGCAGGACGAAAAGGTTTTTGACACCTACCATCAGTTTATAAAACAACTGCTAGACGAAGAATTAATACATGGCTTAAGAGTAGACCATGTTGATGGCCTGTTAGACCCGACAACCTACCTGAACCGTCTGAGAAATTTAGCGGGAAAAGATACACTTATTCTGGTAGAGAAAATACTGGAAGGTGATGAGCATATGCCAGAATACTGGCCGATTCAAGGCAGCAGTGGTTATGATTATCTTGCCCTTTCCAACCAGTTGCTTACGCACAAAGAAGGTGGTGAGCAGTTGAGAAAGCAATACCAGAGGCTTACTCATCAAAAAGAGTACCATCAGTTGGTATATGACAACAAGCATTTTATACTGGCCAAGCGCATGGCTGGTGAGTTGGACAACCTGATAAGGTTAATGCAGGATCTGGATATTATTCCTTCAGAAGACACGGTAGATGATATAGATAAGCTTAAAGAAGCTCTAGGGCATTTTCTGGTAGCATTTCCTGTGTACAGAGTCTATGGTAATACTCTTCCTTTACAAGATGTTGAATTGCAGATTATCAAAGAGACCTTTGAAGAAGCAGAGCAGAAAGTACCTCAGTTAGCTCCATATTTTCAACGCCTGCGCGAAATATTTAATGGTGTAGATGATAAAGATCCTGCTACCAATAAAAACAAGCTTTATTTTCTGATGCGTGCCCAGCAATTTACAGGGCCACTGGCAGCCAAAGGTGTAGAAGATACCAGTTTTTATCAGTACTACCCTCTGATCTCGCACAACGAAGTCGGCGACTCTCCCGAACATTTAGGCTATGACGCTCAGGATTTTCATGAAAGAATTAAAAGACGTAGTCTGCATACTATGAATACCACCTCTACGCATGATACCAAACGCGGAGAAGATGCCCGTATGCGTATTAATGTCCTGAGTGAAATTCCACAGATCTGGGAACAAAAAGTGAAAGAATGGCAGACACTAAATGCAGGTTTTATTGATAAATCTAATGCCAAGCAATCCCCCGATCTTAACGATGAGTACTTTTTTTACCAAACCTTATTGGGTACTTATCCTTTTCATACCAGTCCAAAAGATGAGGATTATGAGCAAAGGGTAAAAGACTATTTGCTTAAAGCCATACGCGAGGCAAAAGTAAACACAAATTGGGCAGACCCGAATACCGAATACGAAGAAGCTTTTAGCAACTTCGCTTCTCAGGTGTTAAATAGTGAAGCTTTTCTTCATAGTTTTAAGCCTTTTGCTGAGGAAATAGCCCAATCTGCGGCTATCTATAGTTTAAGCCAGATTATTCTCAAACTAAGCGTACCCGGTATTCCTGATATTTATCAGGGCACTGAATTTTGGGATCTGAGCATGGTAGACCCAGACAACCGCCGTCCGGTAGATTATCCACTGAGGGAAAAGATGATAAGAAGGCTACAAGAAGCCTGGCAGAAAGATGCAACTCAAACTGCAACTCAATTGCTAGATAACCTCCTACAGCCAGATATCAAGCTTTTTGGCATGCATCAGACTTTGCAGCTACGTAAGGCCTATGAACAGCTTTTTGCCGATGGAGATTACCAGGCAGTAAAAGTTGATAAAGAATCGGACAAACATCTGCTTGCCTTTCTGAGAACATCTGGAGATCAGCAACTTATGGTAATTGTCCCTCTGAATGTTCATCAACTGAGAACGAAGCATGAGACACTATGTGGAGAACGTTGCTGGCAGGAGGCTAAGCTACACCTTACTGAACATGCTAAAGGTGAGTGGCAACATATCTTAATCAATCAAACTATACACATTAATCAACAGACTAAAGTGGCTGATGTACTAGCTCAGTTTCCAGTTGCTCTGTTAATCAAAAAATAA